Proteins encoded in a region of the Fusibacter sp. A1 genome:
- the cmk gene encoding (d)CMP kinase: MLQITLDGPSGSGKSTLAKLIASKLGITYLDTGAMYRAITYYCLSNKIDVTDGSAVTESLAQLKIDLDGDKIFVNGLDVSVPIRTEETSRNVSAIASIGSVRTYLVKMQQSIAASQPIVMDGRDIGTVVLPNAPYKFFITASVEERARRRYDEQLHKGEKVDYEAIKSDIELRDYKDTNREISPLKAAEDAIHVDTTSMTIDEVVDFIVNEVRK; the protein is encoded by the coding sequence ATGTTGCAAATCACACTTGACGGACCATCCGGTTCAGGAAAAAGCACACTGGCAAAGTTGATCGCTTCAAAATTGGGTATTACTTACCTGGACACAGGAGCCATGTATAGGGCGATCACCTATTACTGCCTTTCAAATAAGATTGACGTCACTGACGGGTCGGCTGTAACAGAAAGTCTCGCTCAGCTCAAAATCGATCTTGACGGCGACAAGATATTCGTCAATGGACTCGATGTGTCTGTTCCGATACGCACTGAAGAGACGAGTAGAAACGTGTCTGCGATTGCGAGCATTGGTAGTGTTAGAACATACCTTGTAAAGATGCAGCAATCCATCGCGGCTTCGCAACCCATCGTCATGGATGGAAGAGATATCGGTACCGTCGTGTTGCCCAATGCCCCATACAAGTTTTTTATCACAGCTAGTGTCGAGGAACGTGCCCGAAGAAGATACGACGAACAGCTCCACAAGGGAGAGAAGGTCGATTATGAGGCAATCAAATCCGACATAGAGTTAAGAGACTATAAGGATACAAACCGTGAGATATCGCCACTTAAGGCAGCCGAAGATGCGATACATGTTGATACGACAAGCATGACAATCGATGAGGTCGTTGACTTTATTGTCAATGAAGTTAGGAAGTAA
- the ispH gene encoding 4-hydroxy-3-methylbut-2-enyl diphosphate reductase: protein MQIHIAKYGGFCFGVRKAVNTAIEITESEDYTHPIYTYGPLIHNRQVVERLEANGATVIDSIDGITSGTVIVRSHGVPEAFYSEAEKHGLDVVDATCVFVKKVHSIVKEYHEKKYQIVILGDREHPEIIGINGWCEQDAYIINTEEDLQSYDLKSKPLCVVAQTTFDTQKWVKLTSIIKAESEDCILFNTICSATKQRQDEVRELSLKMDCIIVVGGKNSSNTQKLYEIARESNVFTKHIEESSEINVNFFRKYDKIGIVAGASTPDWIINEVIHKLKCEGEVVFNGKQ, encoded by the coding sequence ATGCAAATCCATATCGCAAAATACGGTGGTTTCTGCTTTGGTGTCAGAAAAGCTGTCAATACGGCTATCGAAATCACCGAATCTGAAGACTATACACATCCGATCTATACATATGGACCGTTGATCCACAATCGACAAGTTGTGGAGCGCCTAGAAGCGAATGGGGCGACTGTCATCGATTCAATCGATGGGATCACTTCAGGAACGGTCATCGTCAGATCCCATGGCGTACCGGAAGCCTTCTATAGTGAAGCTGAGAAGCACGGTCTTGACGTGGTCGATGCGACTTGTGTCTTTGTGAAGAAGGTCCATTCCATCGTTAAGGAATATCATGAAAAGAAGTATCAGATTGTCATACTCGGCGATAGGGAACATCCCGAAATCATCGGAATCAATGGCTGGTGTGAACAGGATGCCTATATCATCAATACTGAGGAAGATCTACAAAGCTACGATTTAAAGTCTAAACCCCTATGCGTTGTCGCTCAAACGACCTTCGATACACAGAAGTGGGTTAAGCTTACAAGTATCATCAAAGCGGAATCAGAGGATTGTATTTTGTTCAATACCATCTGTTCTGCAACCAAGCAACGTCAGGATGAAGTTAGAGAACTTTCCCTAAAGATGGACTGTATTATCGTGGTAGGAGGCAAAAACAGCTCCAATACCCAGAAATTGTATGAAATTGCACGAGAAAGTAATGTATTTACGAAACATATTGAAGAAAGTAGTGAAATTAATGTGAATTTCTTTAGAAAATATGATAAGATAGGAATAGTTGCGGGTGCTTCTACTCCTGATTGGATTATTAATGAAGTTATCCATAAACTAAAATGTGAAGGCGAGGTAGTATTTAATGGAAAACAATAA
- the rpsA gene encoding 30S ribosomal protein S1: MENNNLMQEMLDAFEAGFKAPRRGDVIEGKVVMVSAREVVVNVGYKADGIIPQEEVSNQGDVDLLATFHEGQELDVYVLKTDNGDGNVLLSIKRLAMDQDFRDLEPVFESGSVIPVVIKQVVKGGVIAYYKNVRGFIPASHISLRFENDLNKYINETVEVKVIEYDKRKKRAVFSRKELLKTEQASKKSEFFSTVEAGQIVEGTVKRLANFGAFVDIGGFDGLVHVTEITYGRIKSPAEYLKVNDTVKVKVLNVDSDTEKISLSIKQTNPNPWDIAEEKYQVGSKHIGRVVNTTDFGAFVELEPGVEGLVHISQIAVERIEKPSDVLKENESYEFEVLEIDTVDKKIKLSRKSLFETAETTEEA, from the coding sequence ATGGAAAACAATAACTTGATGCAAGAGATGTTGGATGCTTTTGAAGCGGGCTTCAAAGCTCCGAGACGTGGCGACGTTATCGAAGGTAAAGTCGTTATGGTATCAGCAAGAGAAGTCGTAGTCAACGTAGGCTACAAAGCGGACGGCATCATCCCACAAGAGGAAGTCTCTAATCAAGGAGACGTAGATCTTCTAGCGACTTTCCACGAAGGTCAAGAACTAGATGTTTACGTTCTTAAAACTGACAACGGTGATGGAAATGTCCTATTGTCAATCAAACGTTTGGCTATGGACCAAGACTTTAGAGATCTTGAGCCAGTTTTCGAATCTGGTTCTGTAATCCCAGTAGTCATCAAACAAGTAGTTAAAGGTGGAGTAATCGCTTACTACAAAAATGTAAGAGGATTTATTCCAGCATCACACATTTCATTACGTTTTGAAAATGACTTGAACAAGTACATTAACGAGACTGTTGAAGTAAAAGTAATTGAATACGATAAGCGCAAAAAGCGTGCTGTATTCAGTAGAAAAGAACTTTTAAAAACTGAGCAAGCAAGCAAGAAATCTGAATTCTTCAGTACTGTTGAAGCAGGTCAAATTGTTGAAGGTACTGTAAAACGTCTTGCTAACTTTGGCGCGTTCGTTGATATCGGTGGATTTGATGGTCTTGTACACGTTACAGAGATCACTTATGGCCGTATTAAATCGCCTGCTGAGTACTTAAAAGTGAACGATACTGTAAAAGTAAAAGTTCTTAATGTAGATTCTGATACTGAAAAAATATCTCTTTCTATCAAGCAAACTAACCCGAACCCATGGGATATTGCTGAAGAAAAATATCAAGTTGGATCTAAGCATATCGGTCGTGTAGTAAATACAACTGATTTCGGTGCATTTGTAGAGCTTGAGCCAGGTGTTGAAGGTCTTGTTCATATTTCTCAAATCGCTGTTGAGCGTATAGAAAAACCATCAGATGTTCTTAAGGAAAACGAATCTTACGAGTTTGAAGTACTTGAAATCGACACTGTTGATAAGAAAATCAAACTTTCAAGAAAATCTCTTTTTGAGACTGCTGAAACTACAGAAGAAGCCTAG
- a CDS encoding protein-glutamate O-methyltransferase CheR, with protein sequence MHGYEGFKDKVYRKTGIDLSLYKERQMKRRIDSLIKRNGQSDYEDYFNTMSHNKKVFDEFVNYLTINVSEFYRNPNQWELLKDEILPMLMEGKRSLKIWSAACSTGEEPYTLVMVLSNFMPLKDIKIIAADIDIEAIDKAKAGVYTEKSVAGVPKAFLDKYFTKIGPAYRINDEIKKCVEFKQMNLLSDRYPDNCDLIVCRNVMIYFTEEAKEEMYHKFNGALSKNGVLFVGSTEQIIVPKKFNFHAIKTFFYQRTE encoded by the coding sequence ATGCACGGATACGAAGGGTTTAAAGATAAGGTCTACCGGAAAACCGGTATAGACCTTTCTCTTTATAAAGAAAGACAAATGAAAAGACGTATAGATTCGTTGATTAAACGAAACGGTCAATCGGATTACGAGGACTATTTCAATACAATGAGTCATAACAAAAAAGTTTTTGATGAATTTGTCAATTATCTTACAATCAATGTCAGTGAGTTTTATCGAAACCCCAATCAATGGGAGCTTTTGAAAGATGAGATTCTTCCGATGTTGATGGAAGGTAAGCGCTCGCTCAAAATCTGGAGTGCCGCCTGCTCTACAGGTGAGGAACCATACACGTTAGTGATGGTGCTTAGTAATTTTATGCCTTTAAAAGACATCAAGATTATCGCCGCAGATATTGATATCGAAGCAATTGACAAGGCAAAAGCCGGAGTGTATACAGAAAAATCCGTTGCTGGAGTACCCAAGGCCTTTCTTGACAAGTATTTTACTAAAATAGGTCCTGCGTACAGAATCAATGATGAAATTAAGAAATGTGTTGAGTTCAAGCAAATGAACCTCTTGTCGGATCGTTATCCTGACAATTGTGATCTGATTGTTTGCAGAAACGTCATGATTTATTTCACTGAGGAAGCTAAGGAAGAAATGTACCATAAGTTCAATGGCGCACTTTCTAAAAATGGAGTCTTATTTGTTGGTAGCACAGAGCAAATTATTGTTCCAAAGAAATTCAATTTTCATGCTATAAAAACGTTCTTCTATCAGCGCACTGAGTAA
- a CDS encoding helix-turn-helix domain-containing protein, with amino-acid sequence MSFHERLRSLRLYKKMTLDELAQALETTKTTLSRYENNKRVPDADFIIRTTAYFKVSSDYLLGLSNNPATVVDLISSKRLSVSGLTTEQVEEVKEYIKSLQQSKTESVFSIK; translated from the coding sequence ATGAGTTTTCACGAACGCTTACGTAGCTTAAGGCTATATAAAAAAATGACTTTGGACGAGCTGGCACAAGCGCTCGAAACCACTAAAACGACGCTATCCCGATATGAAAACAACAAAAGAGTTCCCGATGCGGACTTCATCATTAGGACAACAGCCTATTTCAAGGTATCCTCCGACTATCTCCTTGGCCTATCAAACAACCCTGCGACCGTTGTGGATCTGATCAGCTCTAAACGCCTGTCGGTCAGCGGCTTAACCACCGAACAGGTTGAAGAGGTAAAAGAATATATCAAGTCCCTTCAGCAGTCTAAAACGGAGAGTGTGTTTAGTATTAAATAG
- a CDS encoding MarR family winged helix-turn-helix transcriptional regulator, with protein MDGQHLSHMFYITNEVNKLAVHRMRSIGLDDLVITHGFILEMLYRNEGKMAMKDLALGISRTKSTVTQLVEKLMKYDLVRKERCELDRRYHYIHLTEKGYAYKDELVTIITELSGQLYANLTSEALKQCGDTLDTMNRNLKEK; from the coding sequence ATGGATGGACAACATTTATCACATATGTTCTACATTACCAATGAAGTCAATAAATTAGCCGTACATAGGATGAGGTCGATCGGCCTGGATGACTTAGTCATCACCCATGGTTTTATATTGGAAATGCTTTATCGCAATGAAGGTAAGATGGCGATGAAGGATCTTGCACTGGGGATCAGCAGAACGAAGTCGACTGTGACTCAACTCGTTGAGAAGCTGATGAAATATGATTTGGTTCGTAAAGAACGGTGCGAGCTTGACAGACGATATCACTACATTCATCTAACAGAAAAGGGTTATGCCTATAAGGACGAATTGGTCACGATCATCACTGAGCTCTCAGGACAGCTTTACGCCAACCTGACTAGCGAGGCACTCAAACAGTGTGGGGACACGCTTGATACGATGAATAGGAACCTTAAAGAGAAGTAA
- a CDS encoding 4Fe-4S ferredoxin, giving the protein MKKITPMKWTWILMVAFLTLGIVDFRFGILGVICMTAPLYHVLKGEGKVHCRKYCPRGSLLQRALEGISINGDMPKFMTTRHFKNILLGLMLTVFSVSMTHAAPDFTKMAFAMFRFMSLSLIIGILMGIFFKPRSWCVVCPMGHGAGLIDRELKKKANQRFPQAMETGGRLTKKAS; this is encoded by the coding sequence ATGAAAAAAATCACACCTATGAAATGGACGTGGATATTGATGGTGGCGTTTTTAACGCTCGGAATTGTAGATTTTAGATTTGGCATATTAGGTGTAATTTGCATGACTGCTCCTCTATACCATGTGCTAAAAGGAGAAGGAAAGGTTCACTGCAGAAAATACTGTCCTAGGGGATCCTTACTTCAAAGAGCACTCGAGGGCATCAGCATAAATGGCGATATGCCCAAGTTCATGACGACAAGACACTTTAAAAACATCCTACTCGGATTGATGCTTACCGTATTTAGCGTCAGCATGACCCATGCCGCACCGGACTTTACAAAGATGGCCTTTGCAATGTTCCGGTTTATGAGCCTTTCGCTGATTATCGGAATACTCATGGGTATCTTTTTCAAGCCCAGAAGCTGGTGTGTCGTATGTCCCATGGGACACGGCGCCGGTCTGATCGACCGCGAATTGAAAAAGAAAGCGAATCAGCGTTTTCCTCAGGCGATGGAAACTGGCGGACGACTCACTAAAAAAGCAAGCTGA
- the miaB gene encoding tRNA (N6-isopentenyl adenosine(37)-C2)-methylthiotransferase MiaB — MERKPANETTTEVVIENQLYIQAIRQVTDDFLRVHGVKPKYLIKTYGCQMNEHDSEKLAAMLIQMGYQPTENKKDAELIIYNTCCVRENAELKVFGNIGSLKPLKVKNPNLKIAVCGCMMQQEHIVNEIKSKYRHVDLVFGTHNLHTFPSLLQRTMETDQMLVDVWESEKAIVEGLPVVRKKELKAYLNIMYGCNNFCTYCIVPYTRGRERSRLPKDILHEASELIESGVKEITILGQNVNSYGKDLESDYSFADLLHDLDAIEGKFRIRFMTPHPKDISDEVIDAVASLESLCEYIHLPVQAGSDALLLAMNRKYTRKDYLDLVKKIRERISGVCLSTDIIIGFPGETEDDVKELIDLIRNVRFESAFTFIYSIREGTPAAKMTDQIDEQTKHDRFERMLKELNDIISESNNSMLDVIDEVLVEGNSRTQGWLIGRTRSNRTVHFEGDPSLIGEFVHVKITDPKNFSLYGERV; from the coding sequence ATGGAAAGAAAGCCGGCAAATGAGACGACAACAGAAGTTGTCATCGAAAATCAATTATATATTCAGGCGATACGTCAGGTTACAGATGATTTTTTACGCGTACATGGGGTCAAGCCCAAGTATCTTATAAAGACTTATGGCTGTCAGATGAACGAGCATGATTCGGAGAAGCTTGCCGCCATGCTCATTCAAATGGGATACCAGCCCACCGAGAATAAAAAGGATGCCGAATTGATCATCTATAATACTTGTTGTGTTCGTGAAAACGCGGAGCTGAAGGTCTTTGGCAATATCGGATCCCTAAAGCCGCTGAAGGTTAAGAATCCAAATCTGAAGATTGCAGTTTGCGGGTGCATGATGCAGCAAGAACATATCGTCAATGAGATCAAATCCAAGTATCGACATGTCGACCTTGTCTTTGGAACTCACAATCTTCATACGTTCCCTTCACTGCTTCAAAGAACCATGGAAACCGATCAGATGCTCGTTGATGTATGGGAATCCGAAAAGGCGATCGTCGAAGGCCTCCCCGTAGTCAGAAAAAAAGAGTTGAAGGCATATCTGAACATCATGTACGGATGCAATAACTTCTGCACCTATTGTATTGTTCCATACACAAGAGGCAGAGAACGAAGCAGGCTTCCAAAGGACATCTTGCATGAAGCTTCAGAGTTGATTGAAAGCGGAGTGAAGGAAATCACTATCTTAGGTCAAAACGTGAACTCCTATGGTAAGGATCTCGAATCGGATTATTCCTTTGCTGACTTGCTGCACGACCTTGATGCGATTGAAGGTAAGTTTAGAATCAGGTTCATGACCCCTCATCCCAAAGACATATCCGATGAAGTCATCGATGCTGTCGCAAGTCTTGAAAGCCTCTGTGAGTATATCCACTTGCCTGTTCAGGCGGGAAGCGACGCCCTGCTTTTAGCAATGAACCGTAAGTATACCCGTAAGGACTACTTGGACCTTGTCAAAAAGATCAGAGAAAGAATCAGCGGTGTCTGCCTGTCAACGGACATCATCATCGGCTTCCCAGGTGAGACAGAAGACGATGTCAAGGAACTGATCGATCTGATTAGAAACGTGCGCTTTGAGTCGGCATTCACCTTTATCTATTCGATTAGGGAAGGAACTCCAGCTGCGAAGATGACCGATCAGATCGATGAACAGACCAAACACGACCGTTTTGAAAGAATGCTCAAAGAACTCAACGACATCATCAGCGAGAGCAACAATTCCATGCTCGATGTGATCGACGAGGTACTTGTTGAAGGCAATTCAAGAACGCAGGGGTGGTTGATCGGAAGAACCAGATCGAACAGGACAGTCCACTTTGAGGGAGACCCTTCGCTGATTGGTGAGTTCGTTCATGTGAAGATCACCGATCCCAAGAACTTTTCTCTTTACGGGGAACGCGTATAG
- the mutS gene encoding DNA mismatch repair protein MutS codes for MTKLTPMMAQYHEIKNDYQDYILFFRLGDFYEMFFEDAVTASRVLEITLTKRNAGGGSQAPLCGIPYHALDGYLSKLVGSGYKVAICEQVEDPATAKGIVKREVVRIVTPGTIIDPGMLEEKSNNYIASVVVTSTHYGLAYADVTTGQLKTTSFFYDKLQALMDDIIRISPSELILEDQAEYAPKLLTLFDKMGVLISKKDKRFFSTEASTEMLKRIYQLHSLSGLGIQDEEELIKASGGLLAYIEETQKMELVHFKQLEHYHLGSHMIVDNYTRVNLELTETIRQKDKRGSLLWVLDKTKTAMGARLLKQWIEEPLLDIAKIVKRQDIVKYLYDELLVRADLRHYLDEIYDLERLMTKVVFGSVNARDMLALKSSLAVLPDIKYLISDEASEAMSEITQGFDVLEDVHGMLDHAICDEPPFSLREGGIFKDGYHETLDELRDAIRNGKQWLLEVEERERERTGIKNLKIGFNKVFGYFIEISKGQVKNAPEDYIRKQTLANAERYIMPELKTIEDKILGAEERINKLEYELFVSLRELVLLEIDRIRQIAKTIASLDVLTSFAEVSEKNNYVPPVLTGDPELSIVSGRHPVVERIGTEEQFVPNNTVLDTTDDMVYIITGPNMAGKSTYLRQVALITLMAQIGCFVPADSATIGVVDRIFTRVGASDDLFHGQSTFMVEMNELANILNNATHKSLIILDEIGRGTSTYDGLSIAWSVVEFIANSMGAKTIFATHYHELTELEGKIGGVKNYCISVREEGDQIVFLRKIIRGGANQSFGIQVAKLAGVPNHVIHRAKAILSELEASDIASPKIDVLKSKSSKVATEQLSMMDFTEDPVTQELKQLDITAMTPMQAMGKLHELIERAKEK; via the coding sequence ATGACAAAGTTAACGCCGATGATGGCGCAGTATCACGAAATTAAAAACGATTATCAGGACTATATCCTGTTTTTTAGACTAGGTGACTTTTATGAGATGTTCTTTGAGGATGCCGTCACTGCAAGCAGGGTGCTGGAAATCACCTTGACCAAACGAAACGCTGGCGGTGGTTCGCAGGCTCCACTGTGTGGTATCCCTTATCACGCCTTAGACGGATACCTGTCAAAGCTTGTGGGTAGCGGCTATAAGGTCGCCATATGCGAACAGGTGGAGGATCCCGCCACCGCAAAAGGAATTGTAAAGCGTGAGGTAGTGAGAATTGTCACTCCGGGAACGATAATAGATCCAGGAATGTTAGAAGAAAAATCCAACAATTACATCGCTTCTGTGGTCGTCACCAGCACCCATTACGGTCTTGCCTATGCCGATGTGACGACAGGTCAGCTTAAGACCACGAGTTTCTTTTATGACAAGCTACAGGCGCTTATGGACGATATCATCAGGATCAGTCCATCAGAGCTAATCCTCGAGGATCAGGCTGAATACGCTCCTAAACTGCTCACTCTGTTCGATAAGATGGGTGTTTTGATTTCCAAAAAGGACAAACGCTTCTTCTCCACCGAGGCTTCGACAGAAATGCTTAAAAGAATTTACCAGCTGCATTCCCTAAGCGGACTTGGCATCCAGGACGAGGAGGAACTGATCAAGGCGTCAGGCGGTCTGCTTGCCTATATCGAAGAGACACAAAAGATGGAGCTGGTCCACTTCAAGCAGCTTGAGCATTACCATCTGGGCAGCCATATGATTGTTGACAACTATACACGTGTCAATTTGGAACTGACAGAAACCATCAGACAAAAGGATAAGCGAGGATCGCTTCTTTGGGTACTCGACAAGACAAAGACGGCCATGGGCGCACGACTTTTAAAGCAGTGGATCGAAGAACCTTTACTTGATATTGCAAAGATTGTAAAACGCCAGGACATCGTCAAGTACCTATACGACGAGTTGCTTGTCAGGGCGGACTTGAGGCACTATCTCGATGAGATCTACGACCTTGAAAGACTGATGACAAAAGTGGTTTTCGGTTCGGTGAACGCTAGGGATATGCTGGCGCTTAAGAGCTCTCTTGCAGTACTTCCTGACATCAAATATCTGATTTCGGATGAAGCATCAGAGGCCATGAGTGAAATCACACAAGGCTTTGATGTGCTTGAGGATGTGCATGGCATGCTCGACCACGCGATATGCGACGAACCTCCCTTTTCGCTTAGGGAAGGGGGCATTTTTAAAGACGGTTATCACGAGACGCTTGACGAGCTTAGGGATGCCATTCGAAACGGAAAACAGTGGCTTCTTGAAGTCGAAGAAAGAGAACGCGAGAGAACGGGCATTAAGAATCTGAAGATCGGATTCAATAAGGTGTTCGGCTACTTCATAGAGATCAGTAAGGGACAAGTGAAAAACGCTCCCGAGGATTACATTAGAAAACAGACGCTTGCGAATGCGGAAAGATATATCATGCCGGAGCTTAAGACCATCGAGGATAAGATCCTTGGTGCCGAGGAACGGATCAACAAATTGGAATATGAGCTATTTGTCAGCCTTAGGGAACTGGTCCTACTTGAGATCGATAGGATCAGACAGATCGCAAAGACCATCGCAAGTCTCGATGTGCTGACCAGTTTTGCTGAGGTGAGTGAGAAGAACAACTACGTTCCTCCCGTACTCACCGGCGATCCGGAACTGTCGATAGTAAGTGGAAGACATCCGGTAGTCGAACGCATAGGCACAGAAGAACAGTTCGTTCCCAACAACACGGTCCTTGATACGACGGATGATATGGTATACATCATCACAGGGCCCAACATGGCGGGTAAATCCACTTACCTAAGGCAGGTCGCACTGATCACGCTAATGGCTCAGATCGGCTGTTTTGTCCCTGCGGATAGTGCGACTATCGGCGTTGTCGATCGCATCTTCACTCGAGTAGGCGCTTCGGATGACCTCTTCCATGGACAGAGTACCTTCATGGTTGAGATGAACGAACTTGCGAACATCTTAAACAACGCCACCCATAAGAGCCTGATCATCCTAGATGAGATAGGCCGCGGAACCTCTACTTACGACGGGCTGAGCATCGCATGGTCCGTTGTGGAGTTTATCGCCAACTCCATGGGTGCGAAAACGATATTCGCGACGCATTATCATGAACTGACTGAACTAGAAGGTAAGATAGGCGGCGTGAAGAACTACTGTATCTCTGTCAGAGAGGAAGGCGATCAGATCGTCTTCTTAAGAAAGATCATACGTGGAGGCGCGAACCAAAGTTTCGGTATTCAGGTAGCGAAGCTTGCCGGTGTGCCGAACCATGTGATCCATAGGGCCAAGGCGATTCTTTCAGAGCTCGAGGCCAGCGATATCGCTAGTCCAAAGATCGATGTTTTGAAAAGTAAGAGCAGCAAGGTGGCGACTGAACAGTTGTCGATGATGGACTTCACAGAAGATCCAGTGACCCAGGAGTTGAAGCAGCTTGATATCACTGCTATGACTCCGATGCAGGCGATGGGCAAGCTACATGAGCTGATCGAACGCGCAAAAGAAAAATAG
- the mutL gene encoding DNA mismatch repair endonuclease MutL, whose protein sequence is MIRKLDPSISNKIAAGEVVERPAAVVKELVENSIDAGATAITIEIKDAGKSYIRISDNGSGIPYEELPLAFERHATSKIDSVEAIYKISTLGFRGEALASIASVSRVELVTKTKNDETGHKVTVNGGVLGSAEQIGTTDGTTLIIRDLFYNTPVRFKFLKSNQAEQSVIVDLVNKLALSHTEIRFTLIVDGREAYRTDGKAKLQNALMHIYGRELVRHMIPVEAKTDKYVISGFVSKPSYTRGNRKYQMLFVNGRYVKSDDIQKTVNNAYKGLTTIGKFGVYALAIETPFDHVDVNIHPSKTEIRFKEPLAIEGFLFTTIKHALMGVDLVPKVTLSDKVASVETTTSRISVENRPEPPVRTKESAVYIPDSVQVPVYQDSVKEPEAMLDMTITGDIMAKLDAALTDETFDDLVTDDLITDFFDTQPTPRTDEGEQVALDVTPVELSTLYDDLHVIGTLFSTYIICERGHSAFIVDQHAAHERVLYEQFISAFKEDRVESQMLLQAFVYEGDLASRADQEDAIRWLMRLGVTVEPFGEHAWVIRSVPVIKGVPLSQDTIQSLLDRFEEEKSETLNSHFAEDVIRASCRAAVKARDVLSLSEIQGLFSLLKTLENPYTCPHGRPIIIEMTEKEFEKKFKRIQ, encoded by the coding sequence ATGATAAGAAAATTAGATCCGAGCATAAGCAATAAGATCGCCGCTGGCGAAGTGGTGGAACGGCCCGCAGCGGTGGTGAAGGAACTCGTCGAAAACTCAATCGACGCAGGAGCGACGGCAATTACAATCGAAATAAAAGATGCTGGAAAATCCTATATCCGAATCAGCGACAATGGTTCGGGCATTCCGTACGAGGAGCTTCCTTTGGCTTTTGAAAGGCACGCGACCAGTAAGATAGACAGTGTCGAAGCCATCTATAAGATCAGCACCTTGGGGTTCAGGGGCGAGGCGCTTGCCAGTATCGCCTCGGTGTCACGAGTGGAGCTTGTCACTAAGACAAAGAATGACGAGACAGGCCACAAGGTAACTGTGAATGGCGGTGTACTTGGAAGTGCTGAGCAAATCGGTACGACAGATGGAACTACCCTGATCATCAGGGATCTGTTCTACAATACGCCGGTCAGGTTCAAGTTTTTAAAGTCCAATCAGGCGGAGCAATCTGTTATTGTTGACCTTGTGAACAAATTGGCCTTATCCCACACCGAGATCCGATTCACGTTAATTGTAGACGGCAGGGAAGCCTACAGAACCGATGGAAAGGCTAAGCTTCAAAACGCCCTTATGCATATCTACGGCAGAGAGCTTGTAAGGCATATGATCCCTGTTGAAGCCAAGACCGACAAGTATGTCATTTCGGGATTCGTATCGAAGCCCAGTTATACTAGAGGCAACAGGAAGTATCAGATGCTCTTTGTCAACGGCAGATACGTGAAGTCGGATGATATCCAAAAAACCGTCAACAACGCATATAAGGGTCTCACCACGATAGGGAAATTCGGAGTTTACGCCTTGGCGATTGAAACTCCTTTTGATCATGTGGATGTCAATATCCATCCCTCAAAAACCGAGATAAGGTTCAAAGAACCTCTTGCGATTGAGGGATTCCTGTTCACCACCATCAAGCATGCGCTGATGGGGGTCGACCTTGTACCCAAAGTCACGTTGTCGGACAAGGTCGCTTCAGTTGAGACAACAACATCCAGGATATCGGTTGAAAACCGTCCCGAACCTCCTGTTAGGACTAAGGAATCCGCTGTCTACATTCCAGATAGCGTTCAGGTTCCCGTCTATCAGGATTCTGTGAAGGAACCCGAAGCGATGCTTGATATGACGATCACAGGCGATATCATGGCAAAGCTTGATGCCGCCTTGACGGATGAGACTTTTGATGATCTTGTGACAGATGATCTTATCACAGACTTCTTCGATACCCAGCCTACCCCTAGGACGGACGAAGGAGAACAGGTGGCGCTTGATGTGACTCCGGTTGAGCTTTCGACCCTCTATGACGATTTACATGTTATCGGAACCCTCTTTTCAACGTATATCATCTGCGAAAGAGGACATAGCGCCTTTATCGTCGATCAGCACGCCGCCCATGAGCGGGTGCTATATGAGCAGTTCATCAGCGCATTCAAAGAGGACAGGGTCGAAAGTCAGATGCTGCTTCAGGCCTTCGTCTACGAGGGCGATTTGGCCTCTAGGGCCGACCAGGAGGATGCGATCAGATGGCTGATGAGATTGGGCGTTACAGTTGAGCCGTTCGGAGAGCACGCATGGGTCATCCGTTCTGTTCCGGTGATCAAAGGCGTGCCTCTTAGTCAGGATACCATCCAGTCGCTTCTTGACCGCTTTGAAGAGGAAAAGAGCGAAACGCTCAACAGTCACTTCGCAGAAGATGTCATCAGGGCATCGTGCAGGGCGGCTGTCAAAGCCAGGGATGTCCTTTCGCTTAGCGAGATTCAAGGATTGTTCTCACTGCTCAAGACACTTGAGAATCCCTATACATGTCCTCATGGAAGACCAATAATCATCGAAATGACTGAAAAGGAATTTGAAAAGAAATTTAAGAGGATTCAATGA